The Candidatus Zixiibacteriota bacterium genomic interval TGTCCTTTAACGACTGGGCATTGCGGTTCAGGGCATCCTTGGCATCGGACCTGAGGAAATACTTGTCGAAGTCGAAGTAGATCGGGTCAAGTTTAATCTCTACCTTCTCTTCCTGCTTGACCTCCTCCTGTTTCACCGGTGCTGGAGCTGGCTCTTCCTTTTTTACCTCCTCTTTGGGAGCAGGCTGCTCAACTGCCGGCTTTATCTTGGTGCCCGACTTGCATCCCCAGAAAAATGCCAGGATAAAAACCCCCACGAGAACTACTAAAACATACCTCACCTTGTACCTCCTTTTCAAGGTTAGAGTTCAATTCTTTCACTATATAACTAAACCCCAAAAAGTTGTCAAGAAAAATCGAAAAAGTAAAAGGAATTTTATTGTCTGAAGAAGAAATTATTTAGGGAGTGTCACCTTCATACGTCATTGCGAGGAGTTCCGCCTTTGGCGGAACGACGAAGCAATCCCTTCCCGTCTGAAGTAGACAGATTGCTTCGCTCGCCTTCGGCGAGGCTCGCAATGACAGATCAGGGTCGTCATCTCCTATTACCTACCACCTACAACCTACGACCTATTACCTATCATCTTCCTGACCAAGAAGGATTATAATTTTCTCCTCCTGTGGTAATCGCTCTCTGGTTCTGGCCATCCCAGTCCATAGTGTAGACCTCATGCTTACCTGTGCGGTCAGAGGAAAAAACTAAATGATAACCATCCGTTGACCAGGACGGGTTCTCATTATTTGAGCCGTAGGTCAGTCTTCTCAGGTTCTGCCCGGTAACGTCGATTGTGTATATGTCAAACCCTGAAGAGGTCCTGACCACAAAGGCAACCTTATCCCCCTTTGGAGACCAGGCAGGCGAATCGCAGTAATCTAAGTCATAAGTCAGCCTGCGGACATTACTCCCCTGATTATCCATAACGTAGAGCTGTGGCAATCCTGTTTTGTCAGAGGTATAGACTATCTCTTTGCCGTTGGGAGAAAACGAGGGGGAAGAGGCTATAGCAGAGCTATTGGTCAGTCTTCTGATTATCTTTCCGGATTGATCCAGCAGGTAGATATCAGGATTCCCTCCTTTACTCAAGACCAGGCTGATATATTTTCCGTCCGGGGACCAGGAGGCAGCAGAATTTAACCCGGCTTGAGCAGAGAGGACCTGGTCAGTGCCTGTCTGTAAATCCCTTATCCACAAATCAGGATTACCCTTTTTATAAGATGTATATATAATCTTTTTACTATCCGGTGACCAGCGCGGGGATAAGTCAATGGATTTATCTGTGGTGACCTTCTTTGAATTGAATCCATCAAAGTCGCAGATATGAATCTCCTTGTTCCCGGTACGGCTGGAGACAAAAGCGATTCTGGTATTGAATATCCCCTTATCTCCGGTCAGCTTGAGGACAACATCATCCGAAATGGTGTGAGCTAATCCTCTGACATTATCCGATGAAGTTTTATATGACTCTGAGTAGATTTTTTTACTTTTTACTACATCATACAATGAGACATCTGCTCTGATCTCCTCCCCTTTTTCTTCCACCTCTCCGCTGAGAACCATCTGCACGCCCAATTTAAACCAGCCGTCGAAATTCAAGGGGTCAGCACCAACTACGGATCTTGCGAACGAATCGATCTCCGTCACATAGAACAAAAGGGAGAAATCAAGGTCCGCCCTTACTATCTGAGGGATTTGAACGGACCAGCTCTTCTCGTCTGCTGAAAACCCTTTTTTCTTAGGGGAAAAATCTGTGACCGCGAGATCCAGAGGCTCAGACCCACCCACTGGCATCTTGACGTAGACCTCAGTCTGGGCAGAAATCGTTTTGAAATTGAAAATAGAAAAAAGGAGACAAAAGATCATTACAAGAATTTTTTGCTTTTTCATATTAGCTTCTCGAAATATGAGTCAACCATCCCTCTCCTTAAAAAGGAAAGGGCGAGGGTGAGGTTAATTCTCCGGTGATTGCCAGGTCCCCTGACCTGGCAATCAGGTATAGTTTGTCTTATCTCGTCGGGTCAGGGGACCCGACGAGCACATCCGTTTTTTTTAAATCGGTCTCAAGGCAAAAATTCAAATTCCAGATGAATCCCCAGCCATTCCCCCTTGTATTCCTGAGGCAAAGGAGGCAACGGATCAGATGAGATAACCGCCCTTAGGGCTGCCTGGTCAAAAGGGGCAACCCCTGAAGGCGCTTCAACAACAGGCTCTGCTATTTTCCCATCCTTAAGGATTTTAAAATAGACTGTTGTCCTGATTGGAAAAGTTGTCTGTCTTAAGGGATTGGAAAAATTCCCTCTTATCTTCCCAAAAGCGATATCCAGATAATAGGATGACTCGAAATTTCCGCCTTCCACGTAAGCAGAACCCAATCCTCCGCCTAAAGAGACCTCGTAACCTTCACCTTTCCCTTCTTTACCAGCAGTTCCCTTACCTTCATCTGGCTTAGCAGCAGTCTCTGTGGTCTTTTTTGAAGGCGGTGCTTTCTGTTGCGAAGTTTTCGGCTGAGTCTTTTTCGCTTTTTTCTGCTCAGTTTTCATTTCCTTTAATCCGATCCCTTCAGCCGGGGCTGAAGCACTGGCAGAGCTTGTGCCTGCCCCTGCTCCACCTCCACTTGCTGGCAGACTCACCAGTCCTACTCTGTAGATCTGGGGATACCCTTTCATCTGGTAATAGGCAGTAACCGGAGC includes:
- the tolB gene encoding Tol-Pal system beta propeller repeat protein TolB produces the protein MKKQKILVMIFCLLFSIFNFKTISAQTEVYVKMPVGGSEPLDLAVTDFSPKKKGFSADEKSWSVQIPQIVRADLDFSLLFYVTEIDSFARSVVGADPLNFDGWFKLGVQMVLSGEVEEKGEEIRADVSLYDVVKSKKIYSESYKTSSDNVRGLAHTISDDVVLKLTGDKGIFNTRIAFVSSRTGNKEIHICDFDGFNSKKVTTDKSIDLSPRWSPDSKKIIYTSYKKGNPDLWIRDLQTGTDQVLSAQAGLNSAASWSPDGKYISLVLSKGGNPDIYLLDQSGKIIRRLTNSSAIASSPSFSPNGKEIVYTSDKTGLPQLYVMDNQGSNVRRLTYDLDYCDSPAWSPKGDKVAFVVRTSSGFDIYTIDVTGQNLRRLTYGSNNENPSWSTDGYHLVFSSDRTGKHEVYTMDWDGQNQRAITTGGENYNPSWSGR
- the pal gene encoding peptidoglycan-associated lipoprotein Pal; translation: MRYVLVVLVGVFILAFFWGCKSGTKIKPAVEQPAPKEEVKKEEPAPAPVKQEEVKQEEKVEIKLDPIYFDFDKYFLRSDAKDALNRNAQSLKDNPQVKIKIEGNCDERGTVEYNLALGEKRAKAAMDYLVNSGVDQSRITIISYGKERPLFPGHNEDAWSKNRRDDFVIVSK
- a CDS encoding TonB family protein, which gives rise to MTRDFYISLAAHLVILLAIAILAPVTAYYQMKGYPQIYRVGLVSLPASGGGAGAGTSSASASAPAEGIGLKEMKTEQKKAKKTQPKTSQQKAPPSKKTTETAAKPDEGKGTAGKEGKGEGYEVSLGGGLGSAYVEGGNFESSYYLDIAFGKIRGNFSNPLRQTTFPIRTTVYFKILKDGKIAEPVVEAPSGVAPFDQAALRAVISSDPLPPLPQEYKGEWLGIHLEFEFLP